ATCGGCCGATCGAGGCTGGACGACGATGTCGGCCGAGTTGCGGTCTCATTCAGCCGGCAGGATCGTCTCGATCGAGCAACAGAGCGTCGAGGTCGTCATCGCCCTGGCCGGGGCAGACGGTCCGGTCAGGCGGACTGGTGCAGGACGGCAGGAGCAAACGCGACCGGACGCCGGGACGATCTGGCTGGTTCCGACAGGGGTCGGGCCCGAGGAAATCGTGATCGCGGCGCCGATGCCGCAAACGCTTCATCTGTTTCTGCCGATCCAGCAGTTCGACTCCCTAGCCGACCAATACAATCTCGGCAAATCCCTGGTCCGCTCCGTGCAGTATGTCGGCGGCTTGAACGACGAACTGATCAGGCAGGTGGCGGATTCAGTTCTCAATGAGCTGTCGGAGCAGACCGCAACAAGCCGCATGGTCGCCGAGATGTCCTCACTGATGCTCGCGACACGCTTAATCCAGAATTACGTCGATCGAAACCTGATCGATCGCATCACGGGTTCGGCTCGTTCGCTCGATCATGCGAGGATGCGACGTGTCCTGGACTACATCGACCAAAATCTCGAGGAAGAATTCACCATCAACGACCTCGCGGGGGTGGCCCATCTCAGCCTATTCCATTTCGCGCGGATGTTCGCCAACGCGATGGGTATGCCGCCACAACGCTATGTCAGCACGCGGCGTCTCGAGGCCGCAAAGAAGATGATCGGCGCCGGCCGATTTCCCTTAAGCGAAATCGCATTTCGCTCAGGCTTCTCCTCACAGGCCAGCTTCACGCGCGCGTTCCGACGCGCCACCAATATGACGCCAGGAGAATTCAGGCAGCACGGCCGATAACGGCATTCAGCCGATCACAGATTCGGATCCGGCGCGATTTCCGCCCGCGCCGCCTCCGGCTTGTTGACGAGATAGAGCCCGGCGACAACCAGCAGCGCCGCGGCGCCGAAGGCAAGCGTCAGCTGGTCCTTCATGATGAAGTAGGCAGCAACCACGCCGAACAACGGCGTGATGAAAGTGAAGGCAGACAATTTGCTGGCCGAATAGGTTTTTACCAGCGCGAACCACAGCACGAAGGTGCAGCCGACCACCCAGATCGCCTGATAGGCCAAGAGCGAGATCGACAGCAGGCTCGGCATATGGCTGATGGTCTCGCCCGACAGCCACGACGCCCCGCCCAAAATCGGTATCGACACCGCGACCTGGTAGCCGAGCGCCTTTTCCGGCGCCGCGTTGCGCAGGCCCGTTCCCTTGGCGATCAGCGTGGTCGCCGCCCACAGCGCGCCACCGGCGACCACCAGGAGATCGCCGAGCAACACCTTGGCATCGACGTTCGGTTGCGGCACGCCGATCGCGAGCGCCACGCCGGCGAAACTCAAAGCGAGTCCGCCCCATTGCATGGCCGACAGCCGCTCGCCGAGAAACTGATAGGAGCCCAGCGCGACGAAAAACGGCGCGGTGTAGAGAAACACCGCCGCGCGCGACGCCGACGTGAACACCAGTCCGGTAAAGATCAGCACGAATTCAATTCCGAACAGCACGCCCGCCAGCAGACCGGGACCAAGCGTACCGTCGCGCTCAAAGAATTTGACGCCGCGGAACCAGCCGACCGCCAGCATCACCGGCAACGCGCCGGCGGAGCGGATCAGCGCCTGCATCATTGGCGGCACGTCGGGCAGCGCCAGCTTGACGGCGATCTGGTTGAAACCCCAGCTGAGGCACAGCATCAGCATCAAGGCGATGGCGCCCGGCGTGAGCGCACGCGCGGCGGACGGCTTCAGTTGAGTGGACGACATTGATCCTCGTGGCCGGCTTGACGCCGTGTTCTTACAGACATGATCCCGAAAAGTGGACTTCCGGTTTTCGGATAAAGATCATGCCCCTAAATTCTTCTGACAATGGGCGCAGGTGCCGGCGATTTCGACGACCGAGAGTTTTGGCGCGAATCCAGTCGCGCGCGCCGCGGCATTGAGACTTTGCGCGACGGGAGCGGCCGGAATTTCGCCGACCGAGCCGCAATGGTCGCAGATCAGGAACGCCACCATCGAGGTTTCGTCATGGTCATGCGCGCAGGCGAGGAAGGCGTTGCGACTCTCGATGCGATGGACGAGGCCGTTCTCCATCAGAAAATCGAGCGCGCGGTAGACCGTGATCGGCGCCGGCCGCGGCATCGACTTGGCGAGTTCGTCGATCACCTCATAGGCCCCGAGCGGACGGTGGCTGGACAACAGCGCCTGCAGCACCTGGCGCCGGATCGGGGTGAATTTCTGCGCCCGCCGCGCGCAAACCTGCTCGGCATGCGTCATCGCGTCCGCGGTGCAGCGGCCGTGATCGTGGTCGGGCGCGGGGAAAGTCGGCTTTGCCAGGGTCATCTCGTTCATTTTGTAGCATTTTCGCGGCCGATCCCAAAGCCCGCCGCTTTGCCTTCCCTTGCCGGTTACGAGCCATGTTCCAGGCGCGGGTCACGTCCTTGTTAACTTACAGTGCAGAATTAATAAGCTAGCTTATTATAGCTAAAGCTTATGGAGGGCTGGGGTTGATGCGCGGTTCCGTGGATATGAACTT
The Bradyrhizobium sp. KBS0727 genome window above contains:
- a CDS encoding Fur family transcriptional regulator, whose protein sequence is MTLAKPTFPAPDHDHGRCTADAMTHAEQVCARRAQKFTPIRRQVLQALLSSHRPLGAYEVIDELAKSMPRPAPITVYRALDFLMENGLVHRIESRNAFLACAHDHDETSMVAFLICDHCGSVGEIPAAPVAQSLNAAARATGFAPKLSVVEIAGTCAHCQKNLGA
- a CDS encoding DMT family transporter → MSSTQLKPSAARALTPGAIALMLMLCLSWGFNQIAVKLALPDVPPMMQALIRSAGALPVMLAVGWFRGVKFFERDGTLGPGLLAGVLFGIEFVLIFTGLVFTSASRAAVFLYTAPFFVALGSYQFLGERLSAMQWGGLALSFAGVALAIGVPQPNVDAKVLLGDLLVVAGGALWAATTLIAKGTGLRNAAPEKALGYQVAVSIPILGGASWLSGETISHMPSLLSISLLAYQAIWVVGCTFVLWFALVKTYSASKLSAFTFITPLFGVVAAYFIMKDQLTLAFGAAALLVVAGLYLVNKPEAARAEIAPDPNL
- a CDS encoding helix-turn-helix domain-containing protein: MSAKPLKDAKTPDDAGPLSKDWQVDGLRKYPRSRLLLSSADRGWTTMSAELRSHSAGRIVSIEQQSVEVVIALAGADGPVRRTGAGRQEQTRPDAGTIWLVPTGVGPEEIVIAAPMPQTLHLFLPIQQFDSLADQYNLGKSLVRSVQYVGGLNDELIRQVADSVLNELSEQTATSRMVAEMSSLMLATRLIQNYVDRNLIDRITGSARSLDHARMRRVLDYIDQNLEEEFTINDLAGVAHLSLFHFARMFANAMGMPPQRYVSTRRLEAAKKMIGAGRFPLSEIAFRSGFSSQASFTRAFRRATNMTPGEFRQHGR